Proteins encoded together in one Osmia lignaria lignaria isolate PbOS001 chromosome 4, iyOsmLign1, whole genome shotgun sequence window:
- the Pdk gene encoding pyruvate dehydrogenase kinase isoform X2: protein MKLTQRCLRNINKMLDFYSQFNPSPLSIKQFIDFGLSACERKSFIFLRKELPVRLANIMKEIHLLPDNLLKMPSMGIVNNLYATSFEDILQFEKVEVSESTLDKFCQTLVKIRNRHKDIVETMAQGVLELKESYDVDVQTENNIQYFLDRFLMSRISIRMLINQHTLLFGSELNGHSRHVGSIDPSCDIISVVNDAYEKARLLCDQYYLASPELIVKQHNEQERCSQIRIVYVPSHLFHMLFEIFKNSMRAVMEHSANSEYPPIEVIVSRGKEDICVKITDRGGGIPRSQMDHLFKYMYSTAPRPSRTDDHTVPLAGYGYGLPVSRLYARYFHGDLVLQSCDGYGTDAIVYLKALSNEANELLPIFNKTSSKFYRTAVSSTDWSSQCGGGMATRQLRMSQDQGHKAVRGVEARYC from the exons GTCTGAGTGCTTGCGAAAGGAAGTCCTTTATATTCTTAAGGAAGGAGCTGCCAGTTAGACTGGCAAACATTATGAAAGAGATCCACCTGCTGCCGGATAACTTACTGAAAATGCCTAGTATGGGtatagtaaataatttataCGCCACTTCGTTCGAGGATATCCTGCAGTTCGAGAAGGTTGAAGTCAGCGAGTCCACTTTAGACAA GTTCTGTCAGACTTTGGTGAAAATTCGAAACAGACACAAGGATATCGTCGAAACGATGGCGCAGGGTGTCCTGGAGCTGAAAGAATCGTACGACGTCGATGTTCAAACGGAAAACAACATTCAGTATTTCTTGGACAGGTTCCTCATGTCTCGAATCTCTATTCGTATGTTGATCAATCAGCACA CTCTTCTATTCGGCAGCGAGTTGAATGGCCACAGTAGACACGTGGGCTCCATAGATCCCTCTTGTGACATTATCAGCGTTGTGAACGACGCATACGAGAAAGCAAGGTTGCTGTGCGACCAATATTATCTGGCCAGCCCGGAGCTGATAGTCAAGCAACATAATG AACAGGAACGATGTAGCCAAATTAGAATAGTTTATGTCCCGAGCCATTTGTTCCACATGCTATTCGAGATCTTCAAGAACAGCATGCGAGCAGTAATGGAACATAGCGCGAATTCCGAGTATCCACCTATCGAGGTAATCGTGTCTCGTGGCAAAGAAGACATTTGTGTAAAG ATAACTGACCGAGGCGGTGGCATTCCTCGCTCGCAAATGGACCATTTGTTCAAGTACATGTACAGCACAGCGCCCCGGCCAAGTAGAACCGACGACCACACGGTTCCATTAGCCGGATATGGTTACGGTCTTCCAGTATCTCGGTTGTATGCCAGATATTTCCACGGCGATCTCGTCCTCCAGAGTTGCGACGGTTATGGTACAGATGCTAttgtatatctcaag GCTCTGTCAAACGAAGCCAACGAATTGCTGCCAATTTTCAACAAGACCTCGTCCAAGTTCTACCGAACCGCAGTGTCGAGTACCGACTGGAGCAGTCAATGCGGGGGTGGGATGGCCACTAGACAATTGCGTATGAGCCAAGATCAAGGGCACAAAGCTGTACGGGGAGTGGAAGCTAGGTATTGCTAG
- the Pdk gene encoding pyruvate dehydrogenase kinase isoform X1, translating to MKLTQRCLRNINKMLDFYSQFNPSPLSIKQFIDFGLSACERKSFIFLRKELPVRLANIMKEIHLLPDNLLKMPSMGIVNNLYATSFEDILQFEKVEVSESTLDKFCQTLVKIRNRHKDIVETMAQGVLELKESYDVDVQTENNIQYFLDRFLMSRISIRMLINQHTLLFGSELNGHSRHVGSIDPSCDIISVVNDAYEKARLLCDQYYLASPELIVKQHNEQERCSQIRIVYVPSHLFHMLFEIFKNSMRAVMEHSANSEYPPIEVIVSRGKEDICVKITDRGGGIPRSQMDHLFKYMYSTAPRPSRTDDHTVPLAGYGYGLPVSRLYARYFHGDLVLQSCDGYGTDAIVYLKALSNEANELLPIFNKTSSKFYRTAVSSTDWSSQCGGGMATRQLRMSQDQGHKAVRGVEARWVKGGPVIPAPRDAED from the exons GTCTGAGTGCTTGCGAAAGGAAGTCCTTTATATTCTTAAGGAAGGAGCTGCCAGTTAGACTGGCAAACATTATGAAAGAGATCCACCTGCTGCCGGATAACTTACTGAAAATGCCTAGTATGGGtatagtaaataatttataCGCCACTTCGTTCGAGGATATCCTGCAGTTCGAGAAGGTTGAAGTCAGCGAGTCCACTTTAGACAA GTTCTGTCAGACTTTGGTGAAAATTCGAAACAGACACAAGGATATCGTCGAAACGATGGCGCAGGGTGTCCTGGAGCTGAAAGAATCGTACGACGTCGATGTTCAAACGGAAAACAACATTCAGTATTTCTTGGACAGGTTCCTCATGTCTCGAATCTCTATTCGTATGTTGATCAATCAGCACA CTCTTCTATTCGGCAGCGAGTTGAATGGCCACAGTAGACACGTGGGCTCCATAGATCCCTCTTGTGACATTATCAGCGTTGTGAACGACGCATACGAGAAAGCAAGGTTGCTGTGCGACCAATATTATCTGGCCAGCCCGGAGCTGATAGTCAAGCAACATAATG AACAGGAACGATGTAGCCAAATTAGAATAGTTTATGTCCCGAGCCATTTGTTCCACATGCTATTCGAGATCTTCAAGAACAGCATGCGAGCAGTAATGGAACATAGCGCGAATTCCGAGTATCCACCTATCGAGGTAATCGTGTCTCGTGGCAAAGAAGACATTTGTGTAAAG ATAACTGACCGAGGCGGTGGCATTCCTCGCTCGCAAATGGACCATTTGTTCAAGTACATGTACAGCACAGCGCCCCGGCCAAGTAGAACCGACGACCACACGGTTCCATTAGCCGGATATGGTTACGGTCTTCCAGTATCTCGGTTGTATGCCAGATATTTCCACGGCGATCTCGTCCTCCAGAGTTGCGACGGTTATGGTACAGATGCTAttgtatatctcaag GCTCTGTCAAACGAAGCCAACGAATTGCTGCCAATTTTCAACAAGACCTCGTCCAAGTTCTACCGAACCGCAGTGTCGAGTACCGACTGGAGCAGTCAATGCGGGGGTGGGATGGCCACTAGACAATTGCGTATGAGCCAAGATCAAGGGCACAAAGCTGTACGGGGAGTGGAAGCTAG GTGGGTCAAAGGAGGTCCAGTGATACCCGCGCCGCGAGACGCGGAGGATTAG